The following proteins are co-located in the Streptomyces sp. DT2A-34 genome:
- a CDS encoding SMP-30/gluconolactonase/LRE family protein, which yields MAPEHRSFAPRPTRRALLAAGAATAGAALVGSAGTPAAAAGTAEKNRPSVIHLPNGFRPEGITIGGGPYAYLGSLGDGSIYRADLRTGEGGILSAGPGTPSVGLKLDDRGRLFVAGRGQGARVVDARTGQILASYVLTTATPTFANDVFLTPRTAWFTDSYQPALYALPLGRRGELPDADDLVTITLSGDWSQVPGEVVNANGITRTPDGSALLVVQSGVGGLHRVNPRTGVTELVDLGDAAPLTNGDGLLLIGRTLYVVQNRQNAIDVFKLAADGRSGVFQRRLTDPLFDVPTTVAAHQGRLYLPNARFTTTPTPETTYDVISVPA from the coding sequence GTGGCCCCCGAACACCGCTCCTTCGCACCTCGTCCCACCCGCCGCGCACTCCTCGCGGCCGGCGCCGCCACCGCCGGCGCCGCACTCGTCGGATCCGCCGGCACCCCCGCCGCGGCGGCCGGAACAGCCGAGAAGAACCGGCCCTCCGTGATCCACCTCCCGAACGGCTTCCGCCCGGAGGGCATCACCATCGGCGGCGGACCGTACGCCTACCTCGGCTCGCTCGGCGACGGCTCGATCTACCGCGCCGACCTGCGCACCGGCGAGGGCGGCATCCTCTCCGCCGGCCCGGGCACGCCCTCGGTCGGCCTCAAACTCGACGACCGGGGACGCCTGTTCGTCGCCGGACGCGGCCAGGGCGCCCGCGTCGTGGACGCCCGCACCGGCCAGATCCTCGCCTCGTACGTCCTCACCACGGCGACCCCGACCTTCGCCAACGACGTGTTCCTGACCCCGCGCACGGCCTGGTTCACCGACTCCTACCAGCCCGCGCTGTACGCCCTGCCGCTCGGCCGGCGCGGCGAACTGCCGGACGCGGACGACCTCGTGACGATCACCCTGAGCGGCGACTGGAGCCAGGTCCCCGGCGAGGTCGTCAACGCCAACGGCATCACCCGCACCCCCGACGGCTCGGCCCTCCTCGTCGTGCAGTCCGGGGTCGGCGGCCTGCACCGCGTGAACCCGCGCACCGGCGTCACCGAGCTCGTCGACCTCGGCGACGCGGCCCCGCTCACCAACGGCGACGGCCTGCTGCTGATCGGGCGGACGCTGTACGTCGTACAGAACCGGCAGAACGCGATCGACGTGTTCAAGCTGGCCGCCGACGGCCGCAGCGGCGTCTTCCAGCGCCGCCTCACCGACCCGCTCTTCGACGTGCCGACCACGGTCGCCGCCCACCAGGGCCGCCTCTACCTGCCCAACGCGCGCTTCACGACCACCCCGACGCCGGAGACGACGTACGACGTGATCTCCGTGCCGGCGTGA
- a CDS encoding PAC2 family protein yields MIELEGVPELIDPVMVAAFEGWNDAGDAASTAVAHLDREWKGEVFAALDAEDYYDFQVNRPTVWMDAGVRKITWPTTRLSVVRVGGDKPRDLVLVRGIEPSMRWRSFCNELLGFAHELGVELVVILGALLGDTPHTRPVPISGTTSDPDLARRMDLEETKYEGPTGIVGVLQEACTHAGVPAVSLWAAVPHYVSQPPNPKATLALLNRLEDLIDVRIPLGELPEDARAWQVGVDQLAAEDSEVAEYVQSLEEARDTAELPEASGEAIAREFERYLRRRDGGGPSAGGHATDGGEAGPFLRDNPSGRTKPPKPPKPSGADDEGSSESSEE; encoded by the coding sequence GTGATCGAGCTCGAGGGGGTTCCCGAGCTGATCGACCCGGTCATGGTGGCCGCGTTCGAGGGCTGGAACGACGCCGGCGACGCCGCCTCCACCGCGGTCGCGCATCTGGACAGGGAGTGGAAGGGCGAGGTGTTCGCGGCGCTGGACGCCGAGGACTACTACGACTTCCAGGTCAACCGCCCCACGGTGTGGATGGACGCCGGGGTGAGGAAGATCACTTGGCCGACGACAAGGTTGTCGGTGGTCCGCGTCGGCGGCGACAAACCACGTGATCTCGTACTCGTCCGAGGCATCGAACCGTCCATGCGGTGGCGCTCGTTCTGCAACGAGCTGCTCGGCTTCGCGCACGAGCTGGGCGTGGAGCTGGTCGTCATCCTGGGCGCTCTGCTCGGCGACACCCCGCACACGCGTCCGGTCCCGATCAGCGGCACCACGTCCGACCCGGACCTGGCCCGCCGCATGGATCTGGAAGAGACCAAGTACGAGGGCCCCACGGGCATCGTCGGCGTCCTCCAGGAGGCCTGCACGCACGCCGGCGTACCGGCGGTGTCGCTGTGGGCCGCCGTACCGCACTACGTCTCGCAGCCGCCCAACCCGAAGGCGACGCTGGCCCTCCTCAACCGCCTGGAGGACCTGATCGACGTGCGCATCCCGCTCGGCGAACTGCCCGAGGACGCGCGCGCCTGGCAGGTCGGCGTGGACCAGCTGGCGGCCGAGGACAGTGAAGTCGCCGAGTATGTGCAGTCGCTGGAGGAGGCCCGGGACACCGCGGAGCTGCCGGAGGCGTCGGGCGAGGCGATCGCCCGCGAGTTCGAGCGGTATCTGCGCAGACGGGACGGCGGCGGCCCGTCGGCGGGCGGGCACGCCACGGACGGCGGGGAGGCCGGCCCCTTCCTGAGGGACAATCCGAGCGGCCGTACGAAGCCGCCCAAGCCGCCGAAGCCGAGCGGCGCGGACGACGAGGGTTCGTCGGAGTCATCGGAGGAGTGA
- a CDS encoding FadR/GntR family transcriptional regulator, whose amino-acid sequence MAVTDEAIEKIKGMIVSGALRPGDRLPKESELAADLGLSRNSLREAVRALSLIRILDVRQGDGTYVTSLDPQLLLEALSFVVDFHRDDTVLEFLAVRRILEPAATAMAASRISEQQLDALAKQLDKLGDAPSVEELVACDLEFHRGIVHSSGNSVLCSLLDGLSGPTTRARIWRGLTQEDAVSRTLHEHRAILEALRDRDAEAARSWATVHIASVEQWLRSTL is encoded by the coding sequence ATGGCAGTCACCGACGAGGCGATCGAGAAGATCAAGGGCATGATCGTCTCCGGCGCCCTGCGCCCCGGCGACCGGCTCCCCAAGGAGAGCGAGCTGGCCGCCGACCTCGGGCTGTCCCGCAACTCCCTGCGCGAGGCCGTGCGCGCCCTGTCACTGATCCGGATCCTGGACGTACGGCAGGGCGACGGCACCTATGTCACGAGCCTGGACCCGCAGCTGCTGCTGGAGGCACTGAGCTTCGTCGTCGACTTCCACCGCGACGACACGGTGCTGGAGTTCCTCGCCGTGCGCCGCATCCTGGAGCCGGCCGCCACGGCGATGGCGGCGTCGCGGATCAGCGAACAGCAACTGGACGCGCTGGCCAAGCAGTTGGACAAGCTCGGCGACGCCCCGTCGGTGGAGGAGCTCGTCGCCTGCGACCTGGAGTTCCACCGGGGCATCGTGCACAGCTCGGGGAACTCGGTGCTGTGCTCGCTCCTCGACGGCCTGTCGGGGCCGACGACACGGGCGCGTATCTGGCGGGGGCTGACCCAGGAGGACGCGGTGAGCCGGACCCTGCACGAGCACCGGGCGATCCTGGAGGCGCTGCGGGACCGGGACGCGGAGGCGGCGCGGTCGTGGGCGACGGTGCACATCGCGAGTGTGGAGCAGTGGCTGCGGTCGACGCTGTGA
- the mtnA gene encoding S-methyl-5-thioribose-1-phosphate isomerase, which produces MAEELRAVHWTGTSLALIDQTVLPHRTETMDVRDVDTLVDAIRRLVVRGAPAIGAAGAYGVALALLQGEREGWSADEVRAAVARVRETRPTAVNLMVCVDRVMTRFDEGLDAVLEEAAAVQREDVEANRAMGAHGADWLLERVGADRPLRILTHCNTGALATAGWGTALGVIRELHARGRLEVVYADETRPLLQGSRLTAWELVQEGIPHYVQTDGAAAGTILRGEVDAAIVGADRIAANGDTANKVGTVGVALACADAGIPFLVAAPTTTVDLATKTGDDIHIELRGEDEVLEWSGMRTAPAGSRGHNPAFDVTPARLVTGLVTERGVLEVASGQLPGAYLK; this is translated from the coding sequence ATGGCCGAGGAATTGCGTGCCGTCCACTGGACCGGAACCAGCCTCGCGCTGATCGACCAGACCGTGCTCCCGCACCGCACTGAGACGATGGACGTCCGCGACGTGGACACCCTGGTCGACGCGATCCGGCGGCTCGTCGTGCGCGGCGCGCCCGCGATCGGCGCCGCCGGGGCCTACGGCGTCGCGCTCGCGCTGCTCCAGGGCGAGCGGGAGGGCTGGTCGGCCGACGAGGTGCGCGCGGCTGTGGCCCGCGTCCGCGAGACCCGGCCCACCGCGGTCAACCTCATGGTGTGCGTGGACCGGGTCATGACCCGCTTCGACGAGGGCCTCGACGCGGTGCTGGAGGAGGCCGCCGCCGTCCAGCGCGAGGACGTCGAGGCGAACCGCGCCATGGGTGCCCACGGCGCCGACTGGCTGCTCGAACGCGTCGGCGCGGACCGGCCGTTGCGCATCCTCACCCACTGCAACACCGGCGCGCTCGCCACGGCCGGCTGGGGCACGGCACTCGGCGTCATCCGCGAACTGCACGCGCGCGGGCGACTGGAGGTCGTGTACGCCGACGAGACGCGCCCGCTGCTCCAGGGATCCCGCCTGACCGCCTGGGAGTTGGTCCAGGAGGGCATCCCGCACTACGTCCAGACCGACGGGGCCGCGGCGGGAACCATCCTGCGCGGCGAGGTCGACGCGGCGATCGTCGGCGCCGACCGGATCGCCGCCAACGGCGACACCGCGAACAAGGTCGGCACCGTGGGCGTCGCCCTCGCCTGCGCGGACGCCGGGATCCCGTTCCTGGTGGCGGCGCCCACGACCACCGTCGACCTGGCCACGAAGACCGGCGACGACATCCACATCGAACTCCGGGGCGAGGACGAGGTGCTGGAGTGGTCCGGCATGCGGACGGCTCCGGCCGGGTCGCGCGGGCACAACCCGGCGTTCGACGTCACGCCGGCGCGGCTGGTGACGGGACTGGTGACGGAGCGGGGCGTGCTGGAAGTGGCTTCCGGTCAACTGCCCGGCGCGTACCTGAAGTAG
- the mtnB gene encoding methylthioribulose 1-phosphate dehydratase, translating into MTTEISQLDLEEAGAVLAAESARFASFGWMRGTSGNLSVVLSRDPLRLAVTASGHDKGELTPADVVLVDGQGAAVQGGKPSAEAELHARVAALTGAGAVVHVHTVASVAMGRREPGGIVFKDLEMLKGVGQSAHDVEVTLPVIANSQDMKVLGDRLEAARDPRMPAVVVAGHGLYVWGDNPRQARHHTEVVEWLLELELSQR; encoded by the coding sequence GTGACCACCGAGATCAGCCAACTCGACCTGGAGGAGGCGGGCGCGGTCCTGGCCGCCGAGTCCGCCCGGTTCGCGTCCTTCGGCTGGATGCGGGGCACCTCCGGCAACCTGTCCGTGGTGCTGTCCCGCGACCCGCTGCGGCTCGCGGTCACGGCCAGCGGGCACGACAAGGGCGAACTGACGCCCGCGGACGTGGTGCTGGTCGACGGGCAGGGCGCCGCGGTGCAGGGCGGCAAGCCGTCCGCCGAGGCCGAACTGCACGCGCGCGTGGCCGCGCTGACCGGTGCCGGGGCCGTGGTCCACGTCCACACGGTCGCGTCCGTGGCGATGGGCCGCCGCGAGCCCGGCGGCATCGTCTTCAAGGACCTGGAGATGCTCAAGGGCGTCGGCCAGAGCGCCCACGACGTCGAGGTGACCCTGCCGGTCATCGCCAACAGCCAGGACATGAAGGTCCTCGGAGACCGTCTGGAGGCCGCCCGCGACCCCCGGATGCCCGCGGTGGTCGTGGCCGGCCACGGGCTGTACGTGTGGGGCGACAACCCGCGCCAGGCCCGGCACCACACCGAAGTGGTGGAGTGGCTGCTGGAGTTGGAACTGTCGCAGCGCTGA
- the mtnC gene encoding acireductone synthase, whose protein sequence is MSVRDLRFDVDAVVLDIEGTTSATGFVVDVLYPYSRSRFGALLAERGSDPEVARAVAQVRELTGEPEADAAAVEKTLNSWLDQDRKATPLKTLQGIIWSEGFARGDLVSHFYDDVVPRLHAWHATGVQLYVYSSGSVAAQRAWFTNSPEGDLTSLVSGLYDTENAGPKQEPESYRRIAESTGVAPDRLLFLSDRPGELDAARAAGWWAVGVRRPGEPYYEQGVGDHAQAGTFDEITITTSGSST, encoded by the coding sequence GTGAGCGTGCGGGACCTGCGGTTCGACGTGGACGCCGTGGTGCTCGACATCGAGGGCACCACGAGCGCCACCGGGTTCGTCGTCGACGTGCTGTACCCGTACTCGCGCTCGCGGTTCGGCGCGCTGCTCGCCGAGCGCGGCAGTGACCCGGAGGTGGCGCGTGCGGTCGCCCAGGTGCGGGAACTGACCGGCGAGCCGGAGGCCGATGCCGCCGCCGTCGAGAAGACCCTCAACTCCTGGCTGGACCAGGACCGCAAGGCCACCCCGCTGAAGACCCTCCAGGGCATCATCTGGTCCGAGGGCTTCGCCCGCGGTGACCTCGTGTCGCACTTCTACGACGACGTCGTCCCGCGGCTGCACGCCTGGCACGCGACGGGCGTACAGCTGTACGTCTACTCGTCCGGGTCGGTGGCCGCCCAGCGGGCGTGGTTCACGAACAGCCCGGAGGGCGACCTGACGTCCCTCGTCTCCGGTCTGTACGACACCGAGAACGCGGGCCCCAAGCAGGAGCCGGAGTCGTACCGCCGTATCGCGGAGTCGACCGGCGTCGCGCCCGACCGTCTCCTCTTCCTCTCGGACCGCCCCGGCGAGCTGGACGCGGCCCGCGCGGCGGGCTGGTGGGCGGTCGGCGTCCGGCGGCCCGGGGAGCCGTACTACGAGCAGGGCGTCGGCGACCACGCGCAGGCGGGGACGTTCGACGAGATCACCATCACCACTTCCGGGAGCAGCACGTGA
- a CDS encoding acireductone dioxygenase, giving the protein MTLLTTWPESGPETLIRRTSDPAEIAAALKPLGVRYEQWPIREDVPFDADSDTVFAAYGPEIDRLNAEEGFTTVDVLGLHPSDDPEFPAKAKAAREKFLQEHTHDDDDEVRFFVSGSGIFYLHVNGEVHAVFCEKGDLLGVPRGTTHWFDMGTKPSFTAIRFFHEEDGWIGNFTGSPIAARFPDYDTIAAGYEADRAAA; this is encoded by the coding sequence ATGACCCTGCTGACGACCTGGCCCGAGTCCGGACCGGAGACCCTGATCCGCCGCACGTCGGACCCCGCCGAGATCGCCGCCGCACTGAAGCCGCTGGGTGTGCGCTACGAGCAGTGGCCGATCCGTGAGGACGTGCCGTTCGACGCGGACAGCGACACCGTGTTCGCGGCGTACGGTCCGGAGATCGACCGGCTCAACGCCGAGGAGGGCTTCACCACCGTCGACGTCCTGGGTCTGCACCCCAGCGACGACCCGGAGTTCCCGGCGAAGGCGAAGGCCGCGCGGGAGAAGTTCCTCCAGGAGCACACGCACGACGACGATGACGAGGTCCGCTTCTTCGTCTCCGGCTCCGGCATCTTCTACCTCCACGTGAATGGGGAGGTGCACGCCGTCTTCTGCGAGAAGGGCGACCTGTTGGGCGTGCCGCGCGGCACGACGCACTGGTTCGACATGGGCACGAAGCCGTCCTTCACCGCGATCCGCTTCTTCCACGAGGAGGACGGCTGGATCGGCAACTTCACCGGTTCCCCCATCGCCGCCCGCTTCCCGGACTACGACACGATCGCGGCCGGCTACGAGGCCGACAGGGCCGCCGCGTGA
- a CDS encoding substrate-binding domain-containing protein: protein MSRVRLPLAALSLASVSALLLAGCSQSTDASKTSGDTAASAAAATGAKPAPFSKGTVKVALVRQSGAGDYFEQWGNGAEAQAKALGIDLTVYDAQADNAKQATDLSSAINSGAQAIIVDHGFPATIQPEIDKAVKKGIKVVVYDVETATKGVVSTKQNDASMAQAVLDVMAKELGKNAKVGYVNVAGYAALDKRDSVWKSTVDAQGWKQRFKVGKVTDSTATDNVPLVSAALTQHSEVTGIFAPYDELAKGTVLAVQNKKLQDKVKVFGADVSNADIQNMTADGSPWVATAGTDPSAVGAAVVRTTALELAGQLGKTSVEFPAVAITQDFLREKKIENMDQLREALPALNLAKVSTADWISNVAH, encoded by the coding sequence ATGTCCCGCGTCCGCCTTCCCCTCGCCGCGCTCTCCCTCGCCTCCGTCTCCGCCCTGCTCCTCGCGGGCTGCTCGCAGTCCACGGACGCCTCCAAGACCTCCGGCGACACCGCCGCCTCGGCCGCGGCCGCCACCGGCGCCAAGCCCGCCCCCTTCAGCAAGGGCACCGTCAAGGTGGCCCTGGTCCGGCAGAGCGGCGCCGGCGACTACTTCGAGCAGTGGGGCAACGGAGCCGAGGCGCAGGCCAAGGCCCTCGGGATCGACCTGACCGTGTACGACGCCCAGGCCGACAACGCCAAGCAGGCCACCGACCTGTCCTCGGCCATCAACTCCGGCGCGCAGGCCATCATCGTCGACCACGGTTTTCCGGCCACCATCCAGCCGGAGATCGACAAGGCCGTGAAGAAGGGCATCAAGGTCGTCGTCTACGACGTCGAGACCGCCACCAAGGGCGTCGTCAGCACCAAGCAGAACGACGCGAGCATGGCCCAGGCCGTCCTCGACGTGATGGCGAAGGAACTCGGCAAGAACGCCAAGGTCGGCTACGTCAACGTGGCCGGATACGCCGCCCTCGACAAGCGCGACAGCGTCTGGAAGTCGACGGTCGACGCCCAGGGCTGGAAGCAGCGGTTCAAGGTCGGCAAGGTCACCGACTCCACGGCCACGGACAATGTGCCGCTGGTGTCCGCCGCGCTCACCCAGCACTCCGAGGTCACCGGCATCTTCGCCCCGTACGACGAACTCGCCAAGGGCACCGTCCTCGCCGTCCAGAACAAGAAGCTCCAGGACAAGGTGAAGGTCTTCGGCGCGGACGTCTCCAACGCCGACATCCAGAACATGACCGCCGACGGCAGCCCCTGGGTCGCCACCGCGGGCACCGACCCGTCGGCCGTCGGCGCCGCCGTCGTCCGTACGACCGCCCTGGAGCTGGCCGGTCAACTGGGCAAGACCTCGGTCGAGTTCCCGGCCGTCGCCATCACCCAGGACTTCCTGCGCGAGAAGAAGATCGAGAACATGGACCAGCTGCGGGAGGCGCTGCCCGCGCTGAACCTCGCCAAGGTCAGCACCGCGGACTGGATCTCGAATGTCGCCCACTGA
- a CDS encoding sugar ABC transporter ATP-binding protein, producing MSPTEPSELLDVTPAVSLRDVGKSFGGKTVLASVSLDIAPGSVVALLGANGAGKSTLIKILSGVHTDHGGQVRVAGEPAALQSPLAARQLGIQTVHQRIGEGIVPGLTVAENLVFEELAQSRGNPFLNGTRLLARAREIQAGLGLDWSDSLLRRDVTELGISDRQLLILARALATRPRLLILDEPTSALSAAEAERLFALVEKMRDDGIAVLYVSHRLGEIDALADRLVVLRDGRLTEDQAKPFDWDAALRAMLAQAQEATTARPVRDGAAGEAVLSLRGVRLFEGSAPLDLDLRTGEVTGVVGLLGAGKTELARGLFGAEPFAAGAVELDGKRYEPRRPADAIRDGVHLVPEDRHADALVPGWSLAQNISLPFLKSLSRVGLVQRSKEDALGRDTIAALGVVARDEHSTVEELSGGNQQKVVVGRWLAETPRVLILDEPFRGVDIGARRDIGRRARALAAEGAAVLVLSADVDEVLEIADRVVVLAAGEIHLDAYGEDAERDRVIRTISASV from the coding sequence ATGTCGCCCACTGAGCCTTCGGAACTCCTTGACGTGACTCCCGCGGTCAGCCTCCGGGACGTCGGCAAGTCCTTCGGCGGCAAGACGGTCCTCGCCTCCGTCTCCCTCGACATCGCACCGGGCAGCGTGGTCGCGCTGCTCGGCGCGAACGGCGCCGGCAAGTCCACGCTGATCAAGATCCTGTCGGGCGTGCACACGGACCACGGCGGGCAGGTGCGGGTCGCCGGGGAGCCCGCGGCTCTCCAGTCGCCGCTCGCCGCACGGCAGTTGGGCATCCAGACCGTGCACCAGCGCATCGGCGAGGGCATCGTGCCCGGCCTCACGGTCGCCGAGAACCTCGTCTTCGAGGAGCTGGCGCAGAGCCGCGGCAACCCCTTCCTCAACGGGACCAGGCTGCTGGCCCGCGCCCGCGAGATCCAGGCGGGCCTGGGCCTGGACTGGAGCGACTCCCTGTTGCGCCGCGACGTCACCGAACTCGGCATCTCCGACCGCCAGTTGCTCATCCTCGCGCGCGCCCTGGCCACCCGCCCCCGCCTGCTCATCCTCGACGAGCCGACGTCGGCCCTGTCCGCCGCCGAGGCGGAGCGCCTCTTCGCGCTCGTCGAGAAGATGCGGGACGACGGCATCGCGGTGCTCTACGTCTCCCACCGCCTCGGCGAGATCGACGCGCTCGCCGACCGCCTGGTCGTCCTGCGGGACGGGCGTCTCACCGAGGACCAGGCCAAGCCGTTCGACTGGGACGCCGCCCTGCGTGCGATGCTGGCCCAGGCACAGGAGGCGACGACCGCCCGCCCGGTCCGGGACGGGGCCGCGGGCGAGGCGGTGCTTTCGTTGCGCGGCGTCCGCCTCTTCGAGGGCAGCGCCCCCCTGGACCTCGACCTCCGCACCGGTGAAGTCACCGGTGTCGTAGGCCTGTTGGGCGCGGGCAAGACCGAGCTGGCCCGCGGCCTGTTCGGCGCCGAGCCCTTCGCGGCGGGCGCGGTCGAACTCGACGGAAAGCGGTACGAGCCCCGCCGCCCCGCCGACGCGATCCGCGACGGCGTCCACCTGGTCCCCGAGGACCGGCACGCCGACGCCCTGGTACCCGGCTGGTCGCTGGCCCAGAACATCTCGCTGCCGTTCCTGAAGTCGCTGTCGCGAGTGGGACTCGTCCAGCGTTCGAAGGAGGACGCCCTCGGTCGTGACACCATCGCCGCCCTCGGCGTCGTCGCCCGCGACGAGCACAGCACCGTCGAGGAACTGTCCGGCGGCAACCAGCAGAAGGTCGTCGTCGGCCGCTGGCTCGCCGAAACCCCTCGCGTCCTGATCCTGGACGAACCGTTCCGAGGCGTGGACATCGGTGCTCGCCGGGACATCGGCCGCCGCGCCCGGGCGCTGGCCGCCGAGGGGGCCGCGGTTCTCGTCCTCTCCGCCGACGTCGACGAGGTCCTTGAGATCGCCGACCGGGTCGTGGTGCTCGCCGCCGGGGAGATCCACCTCGACGCGTACGGCGAGGACGCCGAACGCGACCGCGTGATCCGGACGATCTCGGCGTCCGTCTGA
- a CDS encoding ABC transporter permease — protein MTTQQSTEVPVKAAIPPATSTAVRVQNAVIKYGFIFVTVALFLYFALSEGSFRESATLLDTLRYVSVAAILGLGVTLTMAVGGMDMSVGAVAGLGVSVAAQTMVVFNQIGTVAIVAVLAAGALAGLLNALLIVVLKIPDMLATLGTMFVIQGSKLILVDGQSITPGMTLDDGTTAPGRFTDGFLRIDRGTVLGIPISVLIFGGLTIAAWVFLARTRWGRVLYAIGANPEASRLAGIRVGAYRALAYVLSGVLASIGGLILASRIGQGDVSAGTSQLLEAVAVALVGTSVLGRGRPNVWGTALGAVLIGIITTGLTIKGLPYYTQDVVEGAVLILALVFSFTLSKRRTA, from the coding sequence ATGACCACCCAGCAGAGCACCGAGGTCCCGGTGAAGGCGGCGATCCCGCCCGCCACCAGCACCGCCGTACGCGTCCAGAACGCCGTCATCAAGTACGGCTTCATCTTCGTCACGGTCGCGCTGTTCCTGTACTTCGCGCTGAGCGAGGGCTCCTTCCGTGAGTCGGCGACCCTCCTCGACACCCTCCGGTACGTCTCCGTCGCCGCGATCCTCGGCCTCGGCGTCACCCTGACCATGGCCGTCGGCGGAATGGACATGTCCGTCGGCGCGGTGGCGGGCCTCGGCGTCTCGGTCGCCGCTCAGACGATGGTCGTCTTCAACCAGATCGGCACGGTCGCGATCGTCGCCGTGCTCGCGGCGGGCGCCCTGGCGGGCCTGCTCAACGCGCTCCTGATCGTCGTACTGAAGATCCCCGACATGCTCGCCACCCTCGGCACCATGTTCGTGATCCAGGGCAGCAAGCTAATCCTGGTCGACGGCCAGTCCATCACCCCCGGCATGACGCTGGACGACGGCACCACGGCCCCCGGCAGGTTCACCGACGGTTTCCTGCGCATAGACCGCGGCACGGTCCTCGGCATCCCCATCTCCGTGCTGATCTTCGGCGGCCTGACGATCGCCGCCTGGGTCTTCCTCGCCCGCACCCGCTGGGGCCGCGTCCTGTACGCCATCGGCGCCAACCCCGAGGCCTCCCGCCTGGCCGGCATCCGCGTCGGCGCGTACCGGGCGCTCGCCTACGTCCTCTCCGGCGTCCTCGCCTCGATCGGCGGCCTGATCCTGGCATCCCGCATCGGCCAGGGCGACGTGAGCGCCGGCACCTCGCAGCTGCTGGAGGCGGTCGCGGTCGCCCTCGTCGGCACCTCCGTCCTGGGCCGCGGCCGCCCCAACGTCTGGGGCACGGCCCTGGGCGCCGTCCTCATCGGCATCATCACGACCGGCCTGACCATCAAGGGCCTGCCGTACTACACCCAGGACGTCGTCGAGGGCGCGGTCCTCATCCTCGCCCTGGTCTTCAGCTTCACCCTGTCCAAGCGCCGTACCGCATAA
- the mtnK gene encoding S-methyl-5-thioribose kinase, whose product MGYRILETDDIPGYLRERGHWDDGTDIRVREVSDGNMNRVFLAPSADGTRSLAVKQALPWVRVAGPSWPMNPDRADAEARAYDQVAKVAPDKIPAIHGYDPENYALVMEDMSDLEVLRTRLNEGEPYGPHTSARIGEFVAQLSFATSDFGMESADRKALVAASVSPELCKITEDVVLSEPYIEHEHNHWHEGLDDLAAEFRADARLRTEVADLRHTFMTSAQALLHGDLHTGSVMVGEREGAHVVRVFDPEFSFVGPVGYDLGLYWANVLVSEERARALGTLSDHGSQLRLSWEAFEAEFRRLWPSRVDTFFDDAYLDRFLRRVWTESLGYAGTEIVRRIIGFAHLTDLTTLPDPVPASRRALLLGRELIVRRDELKNPNVVRALAQTP is encoded by the coding sequence ATGGGCTACCGCATCCTGGAGACCGACGACATCCCCGGCTACCTGCGCGAGCGCGGCCACTGGGACGACGGGACCGACATCCGCGTCCGCGAGGTGTCGGACGGCAACATGAACCGGGTGTTCCTCGCGCCCTCCGCCGACGGCACCCGCAGCCTCGCCGTCAAGCAGGCCCTGCCCTGGGTGCGGGTCGCCGGCCCCTCCTGGCCGATGAACCCCGACCGCGCCGACGCCGAGGCCCGTGCGTACGACCAGGTGGCGAAGGTCGCCCCCGACAAGATCCCGGCGATCCACGGCTACGACCCCGAGAACTACGCCCTCGTCATGGAGGACATGTCGGACCTGGAGGTCCTGCGCACCCGCCTGAACGAGGGCGAGCCGTACGGCCCCCACACCTCCGCCCGCATCGGCGAGTTCGTCGCCCAACTCTCCTTCGCGACCAGCGACTTCGGCATGGAGTCGGCCGACCGCAAGGCACTCGTCGCGGCGTCGGTCAGCCCGGAGCTCTGCAAGATCACCGAGGACGTGGTCCTGTCCGAGCCGTACATCGAGCACGAGCACAACCACTGGCACGAGGGCCTGGACGACCTGGCGGCGGAGTTCCGCGCCGACGCCCGGCTGCGCACCGAGGTCGCCGACCTCCGCCACACCTTCATGACCAGCGCCCAGGCCCTCCTCCACGGCGACCTGCACACCGGCAGTGTCATGGTCGGCGAGCGCGAAGGCGCCCACGTGGTACGGGTCTTCGACCCCGAGTTCTCCTTCGTGGGCCCCGTCGGCTACGACCTGGGCCTGTACTGGGCGAACGTCCTGGTGTCCGAGGAGCGGGCACGGGCGCTCGGCACGCTGTCCGACCACGGCAGCCAACTCCGCCTGTCCTGGGAGGCCTTCGAAGCGGAGTTCCGCCGCCTGTGGCCGAGCCGCGTCGACACCTTCTTCGACGACGCCTACCTCGACCGCTTCCTGCGCCGCGTGTGGACCGAGTCCCTCGGCTACGCCGGCACGGAAATCGTCCGCCGCATCATCGGCTTCGCCCACCTGACGGACCTGACGACCCTGCCGGACCCGGTACCGGCGTCCCGGCGGGCCTTGCTGCTGGGCCGTGAACTGATCGTGCGCCGCGATGAGTTGAAGAACCCGAACGTTGTCAGGGCGCTGGCGCAGACCCCCTAG